tcaaaattgcaacaagaTCTAGAGTGACTGTGatgaagttaattttcattttagttatAGTTTTTGTGGTGTTGTCTGTAAATAGTTGTTTATGCTTGTAAGGTGTTTCTGTAGTGAGAGTGTTGGTCGATAAGGCTATTTTTAGTAAACCGGTTTGGTCAGTCAGAGTAGCGGCTGTTTGTGAAGCGTACGGCCACATTTTCATGCTGTCCAGCAGGGGTCTTTTCTTGGCGAATTCTAGAAGTTAGTCTGGGTAATGGGTAGCCAGggaaacaaacattttactgtgtgGGCATTGGTTTCCTCCAGCCGTACAGAGGGGTTTTAAGAAACTATCTGGGCCATATCAGGCAGTACTCTCAGCGTTCAGAAGGTGATCGGCGTGGGAATCAGAAAACGTGGGACCGCGCTGTACATGGGTGTTCCACGTGGTGGATTTAGCAATTATTTTGTGGGCCTAGTGTTGGCATTGGTTTGAAGTCGGCATTACCCAGTATCGTTGTCCAATGGGAGACCTGTGACTCCAGGACTGGAAGCGGAGGGGCTGTTAGCGCTGTGTTGAGTATGGAGGCCTGGTTGTGCCAAATGTGGCATGCCATTCAATTGAATTGTGCTGAGTAGCCAAACTTTCATAttgagtttcagtaaattaacattttatcaaaaaggaatttgagaaattttgtatttacaaacGTAATTTACTACTGCTTAACTTTTTCTGTAGTTAGCGGAATTTGCTACTATTTGAAccattttgtaatacatttattaccagtTACATTTTCAGCCTGGGGTGACATATTCGTTGTATTGACTATTGAATTGTCTTGACAGTTATACGTTAAattgattgtcaatattgccaggtttattatatcaatttatattttctttctcggtgagagagtatgtgtgtgtgtatgtgaaagtgtgatttctttgtttttcaaacatctttatatttcttatcttattgttaaataaagtttctttttatttattctacgatttatcattttctctattGCCTGCACAAAATCCGAAAGAACTTCATTACAGTGACCCACAGAGAGTTTCAGCTTAATGAAATGAAACTAGAAACAGAAAACACAGACAGGATGGAGGCATGTACAGACACTACTATACTGTAATATGTCCCTTCTAAAGACAAGCATATAAATGTGATGTAATATCCAATGACGTCATTTCATAATACCAATTTTTAATCAAAAACGatatacatcaaaatgtctttgttttggaaatgaaataaaatatttgaagttaaaaaaacaaaattctaaCTACATATGTATAAGAATTCTCCGTTACTTTAGACTGACCTGTGCCTTTTGTAACAGAGTACAAATACATACAGAGTAGAATTAGAAAACTCTATCTATCAATTCAAAGTTCAAGGAACTTgatattcattatatatttactacaaaacttaaaatatgtGATAACAAATATCTTGGTGTAAATGTAGCAATAAGATTGTATACAATCTCTCCATCCATCCTCCCCTCTTTGTCTTGTTAAAaacgtcccccccccccccccatctgaaattcacaatttaccTTCACTGGAGATGTTTACACAGCAGTACATCCCATATATATTGTACACATAGCACGTCCCCGGTTCCATGTACATGGCTTCATTCCTGGTCGTCTTTTTTCCATTGTAGGAATGTGCGCCCTTGTCCTCTCCTCCAAGATATGCCTCTGTCTCCACAATCAAGCCACTCAGCTTTTCCCCAGTGTCTTTGCAGTGTCTCACCAAGAGCTTCCCCAGTAATGCTTTGGCAAGTGTTTCACAATCTTTATTATAAAAACTTTTTGCCAGCCTTGTTCTCTCCACTTTGATGCATTTATTTGAAGATCTTGTGATGTCTCCAGAAAATCCAACCAAGTTTGCTGAACCTTGTGGTATCTCTTTTTCATCAGTAGTGTTCCTTGAACTTTCATGCTTTCTTTTCCTTTTTGAACTCATAGCTTGCACTGTAATGAAAAAGGTTTCTTAAGGACATACGAGATGTTTCTGATATTTTCtctaaatttattttttcatctccttgatgaaaggtgaagataacgaacagtgatcaatctcataactcctatataaattaaggaatacaaaatagagagttgggcaaacacagacccctggatataccagaggtgggatcaggtgcctaggaggagtatttagcatcccctgtcaaccagtcacacccaccatgagccctatattttgatcaagtaACTGGCataatcagtagtcaaaatcagtatgtcaaGAAAAACCTAACAAttagaatgaaaatttgatcCCAATGATAGGTGGTATAGGCAAATTATTATAACGATAAAACTGATCACACGcagaagagttcttgtatgatttccgaTATTGGTCTAAATTTTATATGGTAGTAATAATTACCATACTTTGCACATGTATGTGGGCCTAGGAAGCTCAGTAATTAAATCACctaactacatgtagtaatgagttCCAGATTCAATATTGTTCCAAAGCTTTTAATTCTATCTTTGCTACTGGCAGTGAGTAATGTCCATTTCTACACATAAGagctgactttacatttttacttgtaaCAACCAGGAACAAACCGATCTAAAACAGGAACTATCATAATATGCTAACTCTAAAGCAGACATGGTAGTACAACCCTAAGATTTTTTGTAGAAAAGAGATAGAATGCAGTGAATTGTACGTGTAATGTCACAAAAGATTATAATTATTGAAACACATTGTATGtccatgttcaataaaatatccaccATCATCGCAAGCCACGGCTGAAATGTCCGCTCCTCTCAGGCACTTGGGGCAGCTGGGATCATGCAACACCTCCCTCCACCTTGTTTTCTTCTGATCTAGGATCTACACACTTTTATTTACTTATGATTtgtaaaaatacaataaagatcatccaaaaatatataatgtgaAAGGGGAGAGGAGCGTATGGTTCAGCCATCATCATCATCGCAGCATGGCTTGCAACGATGAATATCAGAAATTAACATACAgtaaaagtttttgaagaaAATCTGCCTCACAAgattttgacacaatctgagcataATGGCATATGTAATTTATTaggatttttttatcattattatgtcacagttgcaatttatttaaaatatatttatgtgcTGTAATTATATCAGTATTCATAATTGGCACGCATAGCCAATTAAATACAAACTAGTTTTTCAAGTATGTGAGAGTCAGTGTGAATGTTTTGTATTGTACAGGTggtaattatttctatttttagttcaaCTTTATGTTTGACTGACCAGTGGTCTGAGTTCATACGTAAAGttgaactaaaaatagaaataattaccACCTGTACAATACAAAACGTTCACACTGACTCTcgcattaattttgaaaaactaGTTTGTATTCAATTGGCTAAATGCGCACCAATATGAATACTGAATATAATTACAGcacatattaaatatatttcaaataaattgcaACTGTGACAAATATATTATGAATAttattatatcataaattttgTGGAGAATTAAATTGATCCTCAAATGGGCACACAGGGATATTATAAACCATTTGCTCAGATTGTCAAAACCATGTGATCTTCCTTATAAGAAAGCAAATACAGTACACTGCATTGTGTATCGCATATATAACACTGTGTATTTGTCTTAATTTACTTGTATCAACAATTATATATGCTACATGTTATGCCCATTTGGGTCTTGCTTTGGTAATTGTTCTAATGTACTATTCTAATAAATACCACTCTATTCTGTATcaaattggaaaataaaattagCTCCACATTTcctaaactaaaaaaaaaacacattaaaaTCCAAATTACCACGCAATACTACTCTTGTCACAATTCTAAATCGCATGCAGACATTAAAaacaaagtgaaagtaaaaataCTTTGCTTACCTGACAATTTCCATTGGACGAGCTACAACATGCTTAAGAGGCAACTAGTGGGAGTAACAAAAAGTCAATATTCTATATTCCGTGCTTGATCACGTTTtatcttgtattttttttttacattgaataaatcaatattccACGCGGTAATGTTCGAAAATTATTAACTGTGACGTGATCTACGGGGCTgagctttttttttcaaacagcACGATCACAACAAGAAGCTTCCAAGTTTTGCATGATCGTATAAATCTATGAGGTAAGTAAAATCAAATTCTAGCAAGTTTTAAAATCCCTTTGGATACCTCTAAGGTAATACCGTCCATGCGCATATCAGAAATATCCGGGCAATCCGTTTGACGTCACGTGGTTTCCCATGCCCTTTCTTTTCATACACCATCACAGCTCAAGGAGCCGGTTGGGTCATTCTCTTCGTCTGAAGTAATCCGTTTTAACTGAAACAGAGGTATgtctatgaaacaaagtttGTCTTTACATGAAAATGATCTCTATTAACAGCTTGtgcactgtttatttttcaCCAGTTGTCGGATTTACAGGTTTTTAACACGTTTGATTTGAACCGGTTATTGAGCATTGATTGTGGATTTTGTGAGCTTGCTAGCATATCCAGATCCTGTGTGTTACTTTCGGTTTTACCGGACTGAAACGCTAGTACCAACTCTGCAAAGAATAAATTGTGTCCGATTTTAGTATTTTTCAAACAGTAGACGTCCGATTCGAGTCCTAAACATTTCAAGTTCATAATGAACTTGTGACCTTCAAACATAATATGCTGTATTCAAAGTTTAAGCAAATAGAATTGTTAAGCTTACTTTTCCCctaaaataataaatttgaaatcttgCAGATCTGCTATATTTCTTTGGGTACCATGATCAAAATGTTTTCACCTGTAACCAAAGTTTCCCACTTCTGTAGGACTTTTCTGTTTGACTTTCTGTCATGTTGAGTAGGTCTGATACAATTGCCCTGATTTAGCCAATTTTGATTAAATTGACAATCGCATAAGAATCATTAACAGCTTCATAATTTTGTATCAGACATTTATCTCATTCTTTTCATCAACTTTGTTAATGTCTCTTTTAAAAATGacttcacttttcatattacTAAATGCAACCTCTTTGAGTAACTGTATGTATGTTAATGGCTTAATGCATATATAGGTATGATCAATCCTTACTGTGACATGTACTTGTCATTTGAACATCTTGTTGCCCGTCATTGGCCACAATTTGCCTCAATTGTGCATTTAAAATGTAACAGTTTGTAATCAAACAAGATTGTTGAATGTTGCTCTAAGGGCTTAGACAAAAATTCAGTAGCTGCTCTTTATACACCAACCAGAAATGTTTTTGGACAAccataaacaacaacaaaaacattcaTCCTTACTTGAGTATGACTTTAGAAAACATCTATGGTAATTTCCTCCTAGGGTGCTAGACTTCTTTTGCAGATTATTAGATACAATAttccttaaaggacacatatcatgttttcaaattatacaaaattacatgcattttgtcttccttatacTTGTAGTActtaattaattctaatagttcttttgccgaaatattgcgataattaaccacaatacagacttaaatctaagccctgaTTTCATAAAGTCTAGTTAATTTAGTTAGGTAGTCACATGGTACGGTGatgtcacatgcgcccttcttcgatcaactgattgtgaaagtactaTGTGTGAGATATTATAAATTCAGCTTTTAAGGGCCCAAATTTATTCACTATGGACAACATTGAAAACGATGTTCACAAATTtcccgagttttatatgttttcgccaccagtgcatacaaatagtgATGTAAATGCCCAAATATGGCGAgtgtgaaatcatcaatattgcgagtaaataatgtttatatacagggttcgaaattaactttttcaagcactagtccgtacggactagtcactgttgatgttcactagtccgcaaagcatttcactagtccgtccagtatatcataaaatgatcttcattttaatcaaaccaaacacatcacagttgcaagcaattcaatttctgacacctacagaaaaagagaccaccatattttatttcgtattcaaaatctttagaagcatacaatattaacctccgagttaatccttttataaacgtccataagtgcgttcgagatcgatgTTCCTTttgttttggtgctcagattttagagtcacaggagttcgaaattttatcaataaagtcaataaaattcactcgattgaccaagtcatgagctatagtgttatgaactactgtgttagagtcacgaatgacgagaacatgtgcgcacaaacgtgcatCTTCTCAGACCAGACTACTTGCAATTCTTACacctagaacacgttctcgtgatgtgtactcggcgttcgaaatcggcaggaatttgacaatttgtgcacgttcgaagaacggtggtctcgaacgcactccatgtgtttggaagatcaggatgtcatagtcatgcaaacacttgaccatgcaggtaattaaccataagttcaaacatctaagagactcagacaaatcttcctaaaaatctttaccaattgaagattgatttccggattttcactagtccgtacggactagtgctatagagagttcactagtccgacacgttttttactagtctcggacttacggacatgagttaatttcgaaccctgataTGGGTCCCTGTTTACACActgtttggtaatgttatttctttatacatctgtaaggccatatttaaaagaatgtttgtttcccctccccCGGGTCTGACTTTTGAAACAGACCAGGCAGGCAGgtgttttgggggttttttgaaaattttcgttGGAAACACCTATGAAAAAGCAGCTCAGAGCACCgataatcattttcaatattgtaCATCAGAAGAAGAGTATGCCATGTATTGGTTGAGCTTGTTTTTATGTTGGTCACTGGATTGACATGTATGCTGgcatttataattcatattcttGGACATTAGAGAAATTATGATACGTCGTTgggaagtgggagcacggcgttataccGACTCACTCAatgagaaataattttttaattcaatttaaagttaggaaatactatattctattatttataattaaaagttcaaatattttatatctttaacatttttgtaaatctaccagttggtggAAACTGGGAGCACAAATTTTGTTGCTACAAGGTGAAGTTCAGTTGATCCAGGTGTGTATTGAATCTGAGGACCAGAACAGAATTATATGCTGTAGGTCTATCAGTGCATAGCTtttgatatatccattttctcgcagtttatctgagtctctgtccaagcggtttttgactgggtgttgttgttttggtttttagctcacctgaaccgaaggtataaattataaattataaatgCCAGCATacatcgctttttgtccgttgtctgtccgtctgtctgttaaacttttcacattttcgacttcttctccagaaccactgggccaatttcaaccaaacatggccaaaagcatccttgggtgaagggctttcaagtttgttcaaatgaagggccatgtccctttcaaaggggagataatcacaaaaatgcaaaaatagggtggggtcatttaaaaatcttcttctcaagaaccactgggccagaagagctgaaatttacctgaaagcttcctgacatattgcagattcaagtttgttcaaatcatggcccccggtggtaggatggggccacaaggggggatcaaagttttacatacaaatatatagggaaaaactttaaaaatcttcttctcaagaaccactaagccagaaaagctgagatttacatgaaagcttcctgatataatgcagattcaagtttgttcaaatcatgggcgccgggggttggatggggccacaataggggatcaaagttttacatacaaatatataggaaaaatctttaaaaatcttcttctcaagaaccactaagccagaaaagttgagatttacatgaaaactttctgacattgtgcagattcaagtttgttcaaatcatggcccccgggggtaggatggggccacaaggggggatcaaagttttacatacaaatatatagggaaaaacttgttctcaataaccactgagtcagaaaagctgatatttacaagaaaactttctgacatagtgcagattcaagtttgttgaaatcatggcccccggggggtaggatggggccacaagtggagGGGCAGGGACTGACACTAATTTTAATACCAACCTGTCCCTTCGGACAAGTTAACATGAAATTTAGGTTGTCCGAATGGAAAATGTACTTGTCCGAAACTTGTCGCTTTTCACGATCTTTTACCCCACTAAAATACTTTGCCAACGATAATTGTTGGGCCATGTCTGCTGTCAGACGGTCTTCAACTTATAAACTAATAAAGATTATGATGTAGAAATGATGCCCGATCTGAATGACACTCATTTCTGGCATCAAGCTGACATGTCATTTCTTACGTcgtaatatgttttatttaagaCTATAATGGATCAAATAATCAGAGAATATTCCCcttaaattctttttaataaattattatttgataacctattgataatttttcattttggacatgtttttcgtaaaaattattgaattttaactTCGGAAAAAGTGTTCTATATCTGTTTGTTCACTTCCAAGAATCACGCGACAATAGAGACATCTGATTGGCGCGATTAAAATACACTGTGAAGCTGATTGGTCGATATTAATGAACAATCTAAATTTAGATCAGGGAAAACCAGAAAAACGCCATATTGATTATCAGATTATTTCTATCGAcgagatgtacttcaaaaactttaaggactcttttcacgtagaatttattaaaatttcacgGATACCCTTCATTTATTTTTGGTTGTCCCATCGGACAGGTAAACTACAGAACTTAATTGTCCGACCACCGTTTTAAGTTGTCCCGGACAATCGGACAGCCGTTAGTGTCAGTCCCTGGAggggtaaaagttttacatacaaatataggaaaaagctttaaaaatcttctcaagaaccattgggccaaagaagttgacatttacatgaaagctttctgacatagtgtagattcaagtttgcaaagggtagtttgggccataatagggactaagattttacatgcaaatatatatggaaagtcttcagatatctGGGCCagggtgactcaagtgagcgatgtggcccatggggcTCTTGTTTTAAgttaaagttcttgctccaaaaaatgttttatgtgaattatatacatgtgtaaaacttaacagagttatgggaatgatgatttggatagaatagttgaaaattttagaaggttaaagaaaataaGATGtgcaaaataaagataatataatgcttgatatgattttaaaacttggttacgataaaattgatttttcccaatctGACTGAAATGTcaacaatttttcccaattcgaaagccacaggacccttgtaaaaaatgtagaaaaatcactggttCATGAAATGGCTAagagatgttttcaaacccaagggcgcatatgacgtcacacataaggccaattcaacttaattgatagattatcatccccgccagcccctcaaaaattggcctgcctggaatttttttattttgaagaatttgcgatttccggaaaattCTCGAGTCCGATtctggtatttacacttcttgtttacatttccggtatagcaatgtgaaaagccacgtgaagaaaaattattatatacccatcaatgtatcgttctttgatactgtggatttcacagcgtgtgatccggttttccggatcaccacactatggttttctgattccgtatcagtatcctctgaaactgatgacgtcacaatgcaacgttatttgtggaaaatgttgaccgcgtcacaaacgaacctgcgtatacaaaacataatttcatggtatgtcttgtgtttttgataatttggattacatttattatcttataaatgtggatttaaaatgcacaagggggtatataataaatttatcattactacagtaacttgatccgaagagttggatcacgtctcgttgacaggcgcggatcatcagatcaaactcgacgcttcgcgtctcgtgtgacctgatgatccacgcctgtcaactcgacgtgatccgactcttcggatcaagttactgtagtaataatatatatagatcatattgttttcttaatttctcgcaTTCTTGTGGGCataaatgaaaggaagggattaatgttcttcatatcttgaagaagtttggtatctttctgtatttgaaattaaagctttacctggaattcgtctgtgaaataagcataaattgatatccatctggcattaaatgatgcacttccGTTGACAAAAAACCcgttattaatatttttctcagaaaataaaaatcaaaaaaataaaatcctcccacccgccccatattttttggtgaccctggatgataatcatagcgaaagtaaatatgcatatcacaagatttgaatttcatcactttcaaaatcgaaaactacgcaaaatattttgttaaaaacacatttaaagtagttttaggcatgaaaagaattaattttgctgaaaaaaagtTAAGAAACATGCATTGTGCCCTTTAAAGAGGTACGCTTTGACCAAAATGTAAGTTAGAAGGAGTCCAATCAAGGAATAATGCACAGGTCTGTTTTTCTCCCTACAGTGCCGAGTTCTTTTATCAATAGAATATTGTTTCCAATTTGAAGCAAATGTTgccatttttcccaattggaaaggcccaggcccctgaaatcaagaccttaaaaaaatcCTGCACACTGCTCCCTATTTTCTCTGATCCCCCATTGGTGGAAGTCAAGTAAGAGGGGGTTTGGTTCCAGAAGGAGAcaacattttctgaaaatttagattttttttagggTGGGTTGATCATAAACACCTAATAATTGAAATACATTGTGCTGGACCTATTTAGATGACTGGTAATCAACATCTCAACATGTGTGctttgaaaatatatgttatTTAATGTAGTACGTATAAGTATGATGTTATTTTTATACTTGCAGATGTCGTCTAAAAAACTTAGTTTCGCGGAAAACTTCGCCCTCAGTGGAGCTGCTGCAGTCATCTCCAAAACTGCTGCAGCCCCAATTGAAAGAATCAAGCTGTTGGTCCAGAACCAGGATGAAATGCTTAAAACTGGTCGTTTGAGTGAGCCATACAAGGGAGTCATTGACTGCACAATGCGTACCTACAAGACTGAAGGTGTTCTCCCATTCTGGAGAGGAAACTTGGCCAACTGCATTCGATACTTCCCAACTCAGGCTCTTAACTTTGCCTTCAAGGACAAGATCAAGCAGCTCTTCAAAGCCTCCAAGAAGGACAGCTACATGCTTGGATTTGCCAAAAACATTGGATCCGGAGGTCTTGCTGGAGCTATGTCACTCTGCTTTGTCTACTCCCTCGACTACTGCCGAACGCGTCTTGCCAATGATGCCAAGTCGGCTGGAAAAGGTGGTGGAGAGCGTCAGTTCAATGGAATGGTTGATGTATACAGGAAAACCATTGCATCTGATGGATTAGTTGGACTGTACAGAGGTTTCGTCATCTCTTGCGTGGGCATCGTTGTCTACAGGGGTTGCTATTTTGGCTTTTATGACACTCTACGACCAATTCTCCTTGGAGATGATGCTAGTGTCATCCTTTCATTTGCTTTAGGATATGTTGTCACAATTAGCGCTGGTCTAGTTTCCTACCCCATTGACACAATCAGAAGACGCATGATGATGACCTCTGGTGAAGCCGTCAAGTACAAGGGATCATGGGATTGTGCCATGGTCATTGTCAAGAATGAAGGCTTCATGAGCTTGATGAAGGGAGCTGGAGCCAACATTCTCAGAGGTGTAGCTGGTGCTGGTGTACTGGCTGGATTTGATAAATTCCAAGCCCTCTACATTCAATGGCGTGTAGGAAGGAATTAATGTGACCAATTGTAATAGCGACATTTCAGtgagtgaattatttttatgtgGTTGAACAATACAGACAGTCTGTTAATTGATTTGAACTGCAAAAGGgtgttt
This genomic window from Ostrea edulis chromosome 4, xbOstEdul1.1, whole genome shotgun sequence contains:
- the LOC125668186 gene encoding uncharacterized protein LOC125668186 isoform X1, coding for MRFRIVTRVVLRVQAMSSKRKRKHESSRNTTDEKEIPQGSANLVGFSGDITRSSNKCIKVERTRLAKSFYNKDCETLAKALLGKLLVRHCKDTGEKLSGLIVETEAYLGGEDKGAHSYNGKKTTRNEAMYMEPGTCYVYNIYGMYCCVNISSEGEGAAVLLRALDPVDGLDHMQIIRSQKTMKEKDLCNGPSKLCQALKISKDKFNKVDLTKSDEIWLEEGEDVPKTKIVTSARINIDYAEEWAKKPLRFYVLGNKSISKRDKPAEASRPEAD
- the LOC125668186 gene encoding uncharacterized protein LOC125668186 isoform X2, with the protein product MSSKRKRKHESSRNTTDEKEIPQGSANLVGFSGDITRSSNKCIKVERTRLAKSFYNKDCETLAKALLGKLLVRHCKDTGEKLSGLIVETEAYLGGEDKGAHSYNGKKTTRNEAMYMEPGTCYVYNIYGMYCCVNISSEGEGAAVLLRALDPVDGLDHMQIIRSQKTMKEKDLCNGPSKLCQALKISKDKFNKVDLTKSDEIWLEEGEDVPKTKIVTSARINIDYAEEWAKKPLRFYVLGNKSISKRDKPAEASRPEAD
- the LOC125668185 gene encoding uncharacterized protein LOC125668185, producing the protein MSSKKLSFAENFALSGAAAVISKTAAAPIERIKLLVQNQDEMLKTGRLSEPYKGVIDCTMRTYKTEGVLPFWRGNLANCIRYFPTQALNFAFKDKIKQLFKASKKDSYMLGFAKNIGSGGLAGAMSLCFVYSLDYCRTRLANDAKSAGKGGGERQFNGMVDVYRKTIASDGLVGLYRGFVISCVGIVVYRGCYFGFYDTLRPILLGDDASVILSFALGYVVTISAGLVSYPIDTIRRRMMMTSGEAVKYKGSWDCAMVIVKNEGFMSLMKGAGANILRGVAGAGVLAGFDKFQALYIQWRVGRN